The following are encoded together in the Planococcus antarcticus DSM 14505 genome:
- a CDS encoding replication/maintenance protein RepL: MKVMENQVHSHAKVFSEDKILNDSREYFSSETEKTAEIGEKFVHYFLKNASSEGVLFKTIKEITADINISHQTLTKVLKTLESKEVIYRRNGIIGLW, encoded by the coding sequence ATGAAAGTAATGGAAAACCAAGTGCATAGCCATGCAAAAGTTTTTTCAGAAGATAAAATTCTCAATGACTCCCGTGAATATTTTTCATCAGAAACTGAAAAAACAGCAGAAATTGGAGAAAAATTCGTACATTATTTTCTGAAAAATGCTTCATCAGAGGGTGTTCTTTTTAAAACAATTAAAGAAATTACTGCAGACATTAATATTTCACATCAGACTTTAACTAAGGTTTTGAAGACACTCGAGTCGAAAGAAGTAATATACCGAAGAAACGGCATCATCGGCTTATGGTAA
- a CDS encoding Zn-dependent hydrolase, with product MPVNHNNPLYEELMKDYDNTLDHSGIHGERIARRLFELSQIGFIQVGGVKRPGFSNEEKEAKTLVKKWMADAGLTVSEDGAGNITARLKGKNSGRAIASGSHVDSVPNGGNFDGPLGVLSALEVVESWKETGYIPEKPYEVIIFSDEEGSRFNSGLTGSQAMTGAISEQEMSQLRDYNGETLEQVLAHYGSTLEAFKAAKRNINELELFVEVHIEQGKKLEKANQSVGIVTGIAGPAWLEVEFIGEAGHAGNTPMIGRKDSLVAAAEFLQSIPEFPKGISDTAVATVGKLDVFPNGANVIPEKVRMLVDIRDIKEEPRDRLIDQLVEQAEKIAAKHDIPSNIKLNTRIKPVPIAEDLQKRLAASLEKFGITPTYIPSGAGHDAMNLGRFIPVAMLFVKSKDGISHNPKEWSSLNDCVTGIHVLKDFIEDAMEK from the coding sequence ATGCCAGTAAATCACAATAATCCTTTATACGAAGAGTTAATGAAAGACTACGATAATACCCTTGATCATTCAGGGATTCATGGAGAGCGCATTGCAAGAAGATTATTCGAATTGTCACAAATTGGATTTATACAAGTTGGCGGCGTTAAGCGGCCTGGCTTTTCAAACGAAGAAAAAGAAGCGAAAACACTAGTCAAAAAATGGATGGCGGATGCCGGATTAACGGTTTCTGAAGATGGAGCAGGCAACATTACCGCTAGATTAAAAGGGAAAAATAGCGGGCGAGCTATTGCATCGGGATCCCACGTCGACAGTGTTCCAAATGGCGGGAATTTTGATGGTCCTCTTGGAGTGTTGTCTGCTTTAGAAGTAGTGGAATCGTGGAAGGAAACTGGTTATATTCCAGAAAAACCCTATGAGGTTATCATTTTTTCTGACGAAGAAGGCTCGCGTTTCAATAGTGGATTAACCGGAAGCCAAGCGATGACAGGGGCCATCTCTGAACAGGAAATGTCACAGCTCCGGGATTACAATGGAGAAACTCTTGAACAGGTTTTAGCCCATTATGGCAGTACCTTAGAGGCTTTTAAAGCAGCTAAAAGGAATATAAACGAATTGGAATTATTTGTAGAAGTGCATATCGAACAAGGTAAGAAACTGGAAAAAGCAAATCAGTCTGTTGGGATCGTCACGGGCATTGCGGGTCCTGCCTGGCTCGAAGTGGAATTTATCGGAGAAGCAGGGCATGCCGGAAATACACCAATGATTGGAAGAAAAGATTCTCTTGTAGCGGCAGCAGAGTTTCTCCAGTCAATTCCTGAATTTCCAAAAGGGATTAGCGACACAGCTGTGGCCACGGTTGGGAAGTTGGATGTCTTTCCAAACGGTGCGAATGTCATTCCGGAAAAAGTGAGAATGCTCGTCGATATTCGAGACATTAAAGAAGAACCGAGAGACCGCCTCATCGATCAGCTGGTCGAGCAGGCAGAAAAAATTGCAGCAAAACATGATATCCCTTCCAATATCAAACTGAACACACGCATAAAGCCAGTACCAATCGCGGAAGATTTACAAAAACGCTTGGCTGCTTCCTTAGAAAAATTCGGAATTACGCCAACGTATATTCCGAGTGGAGCAGGACACGATGCTATGAACCTTGGACGTTTTATCCCAGTAGCAATGCTCTTTGTAAAAAGCAAAGATGGTATCAGCCACAACCCAAAAGAATGGTCTTCCCTAAATGATTGTGTGACAGGCATTCATGTACTGAAAGATTTTATTGAAGACGCAATGGAGAAATAA
- a CDS encoding NAD-dependent succinate-semialdehyde dehydrogenase, which yields MDGRHYINGEWTDTGDGKIEVMNPATGEVIGSVPNGGEQEATTAIEAAAAAFPEWSKTTAYHRAEILVKWHDLLLDHKEEIGEILTKEMGKPLAEAIGEIEYSASFVSWFAEEGKRMYGRTIPASKDGKRIQINKQPVGVVVSITPWNFPAAMMARKMAPALAAGCTFVAKPAKMTPLTAVKMYELAIEAGFPRGVINLVTGSASKIGKVFTSHPDVRKLTFTGSTEIGKELMKQASETMLNLSLELGGHAPIIVLEDADMDLAIEGVMASKFRNAGQTCVCGNRIYVQQSIVEEFSQKLQQAAGNLKVGNGLEEGVQIGPLVDKDGYEKVEKHVQDAVEKGAKVLVGGDGHSKNNAYYYNPTVLIDATSDMLVMNEETFGPVAPIMSFETDEEAVKLANDTRFGLAAYFFTKSMSRGTYLSESLDYGIVGWNDGAPSSAQAPFGGMKESGVGREGGQEGLDAFLETKYISIKV from the coding sequence ATGGATGGCAGACATTATATCAATGGGGAATGGACGGATACAGGTGATGGCAAAATTGAAGTGATGAATCCCGCAACTGGTGAAGTCATCGGATCAGTACCTAACGGAGGCGAACAAGAAGCTACAACAGCAATTGAAGCTGCTGCTGCAGCCTTTCCAGAATGGTCGAAGACAACCGCCTATCATCGTGCTGAGATTCTGGTGAAGTGGCATGACCTACTGCTTGATCACAAAGAAGAAATTGGTGAAATTTTAACAAAAGAAATGGGCAAGCCTCTTGCCGAAGCTATTGGAGAAATAGAGTATTCTGCTTCGTTCGTCTCGTGGTTTGCTGAGGAAGGCAAGCGCATGTATGGTCGGACAATTCCAGCAAGCAAGGACGGCAAACGCATTCAGATCAATAAACAGCCGGTGGGTGTAGTAGTATCCATCACGCCGTGGAATTTCCCGGCAGCAATGATGGCTAGAAAAATGGCCCCCGCTCTTGCTGCTGGCTGTACATTTGTTGCCAAGCCGGCAAAAATGACTCCGCTAACTGCCGTTAAAATGTACGAACTTGCGATTGAAGCCGGATTCCCTAGAGGCGTCATCAACTTAGTAACCGGTAGCGCCAGTAAGATTGGTAAGGTTTTCACCAGTCATCCCGATGTTCGTAAGCTAACGTTTACCGGTTCGACTGAAATTGGCAAAGAATTGATGAAGCAAGCGTCGGAAACCATGTTGAACCTTTCTCTCGAATTAGGTGGACACGCACCCATCATCGTTTTAGAAGATGCGGACATGGATTTAGCCATTGAAGGTGTCATGGCGTCCAAATTCCGGAATGCCGGACAGACTTGCGTGTGCGGCAATCGAATTTATGTACAGCAAAGCATAGTCGAGGAATTTTCACAGAAACTCCAGCAAGCTGCCGGCAATTTGAAAGTTGGCAATGGACTAGAAGAAGGCGTGCAAATTGGACCTTTGGTCGATAAAGACGGCTATGAAAAAGTTGAGAAACATGTCCAAGATGCTGTTGAAAAAGGAGCAAAAGTTTTAGTTGGTGGAGATGGACATTCAAAAAACAATGCCTATTATTATAATCCAACGGTTTTGATTGATGCTACATCTGATATGCTGGTGATGAACGAGGAAACCTTTGGCCCTGTAGCTCCAATCATGTCTTTTGAAACCGATGAAGAGGCGGTCAAATTGGCAAATGATACGCGTTTCGGATTAGCAGCTTATTTCTTCACCAAAAGCATGTCTCGTGGAACTTATTTATCTGAAAGTCTGGATTATGGAATTGTCGGCTGGAACGACGGAGCTCCTTCTTCAGCACAGGCTCCATTCGGTGGTATGAAAGAAAGCGGCGTCGGACGTGAAGGCGGTCAAGAAGGATTAGATGCATTCTTGGAAACCAAATATATTTCCATAAAAGTATAA
- the thrB gene encoding homoserine kinase, whose product MNWKEFSVTVPASTANLGPGFDSIGLALDIYMLVHASPATAWLVEYKDPAYQQIASGTDNLIVTTAQAVADKYGHPLPTAKLMVDTDIPLSRGLGSSASAIAAGIEIADRLIGLQLPMKEKLRIGTELEGHPDNISASLLGGLTISYFDEEDLEIVHVPEVEIGVVILVPPTEFLTVESRNLLPEVLAYKTTIRGSAAGNTMAAALVRGDWKVAGRMMQKDVFHEPYRKDHFPDFDAIQQSCLELDVFGSAISGAGPSLFIAVKKGQEKRVAAQLAAKFPLYECLAIRPSSTGIKIGETVV is encoded by the coding sequence ATGAACTGGAAAGAGTTTTCAGTGACTGTTCCTGCTTCAACGGCTAATCTCGGTCCAGGTTTTGATTCAATTGGTCTGGCATTGGACATCTATATGCTTGTTCATGCATCACCAGCAACTGCTTGGCTTGTCGAATACAAAGATCCTGCTTATCAGCAGATTGCAAGCGGCACAGATAATCTGATTGTCACGACTGCACAAGCAGTTGCGGATAAGTATGGACATCCGCTGCCAACTGCCAAATTAATGGTGGATACAGATATTCCATTAAGTAGGGGCCTTGGAAGTAGTGCATCGGCAATCGCTGCAGGAATTGAAATTGCGGATCGGTTGATCGGCTTGCAGCTACCCATGAAAGAAAAACTGAGGATTGGAACAGAACTAGAAGGCCATCCGGACAATATCTCAGCGTCACTTCTTGGTGGTTTGACAATTTCTTATTTTGATGAAGAAGATTTAGAAATCGTTCATGTTCCGGAAGTGGAGATTGGCGTGGTCATTCTGGTTCCTCCTACTGAATTTCTGACAGTCGAATCACGCAATTTATTGCCAGAAGTTTTAGCGTATAAAACCACTATACGCGGCAGCGCAGCCGGCAATACAATGGCAGCCGCTTTAGTAAGGGGAGACTGGAAAGTGGCGGGACGAATGATGCAGAAAGATGTTTTTCATGAGCCTTATCGTAAAGACCATTTTCCTGATTTTGATGCCATACAACAAAGCTGCCTCGAATTAGACGTCTTTGGCTCGGCAATCAGTGGAGCAGGACCTTCTTTGTTCATCGCTGTAAAAAAAGGGCAGGAAAAAAGGGTGGCAGCGCAATTAGCTGCGAAATTCCCACTCTATGAATGCCTGGCCATCAGACCTTCTTCAACCGGCATTAAAATAGGTGAAACAGTTGTGTAA